CAATGCCCTTTAAAAGTTGTTCCGCCCTAGTTTCCCTTATGAGCATAAGCAACTTGTAAAATACATAGGCAATTATTCCCATATCGATTACATCTCTTATTCCTATGTTTGAAACAGCATCCAAAATTTGATCCAATCCCAACACCCCTAATTTACATTATTTGAGTATCTTTCAATTCAATCCAATTCTACTAATGAAAAATCCTATTAGCAAGGAAACAACTGTTACAAAACGATTAAATATGCATTTTTTTGCATCACATATAGAAAAGCTTCACAGCTACCACCATCAAAATCAGCCCCAATATTCTAAACGGAGAAATACTGTTTTGTCCTACACCTATAAGTCCATAATGTTCTATAAGCGTTGCTGCAAAAAGCTGGCTGAAGATGGCAACAGTATAGGTGGTTACAGGACCTATTTCCATTATGGAAAAGGTTATTGTCGCCATTATGCCCAATCCAAGAATGCCGGAAATTACAAGAAGCAGCATTCCGTAATCTACCTTTGCAATTTTTACAACTCCCGAAACATACTGCCTGTTCAAAAGCAGAACGGCTCCAAGAATAGCCGACTGGGTAAGCACCGGTATCAGTATCACTGTATATATGCTCGTCTGCGACGCCACCAAAGCGTTTATATTGCCCTGGAAAGCTATGAAAATGCCGGCTACAATAGCCATTGCAAGTCCCATTATCAACATAATATTATTCTCCTTCGTATCAAAGAACCATCAATCTACACCCGATTATATATTCTTTTGCTTACAAGTCAATACGACAATTATTTTATACCCCATTATACCATTTATAGTCTTTATCTCGGTGACAAATACACAATATTGTATAACTTTGTTTTTTTAAAATAATTTGACCGCTTGAAGCCTCTTCTTTTTGTTTCATTATACTCTTTGTAGGCTTTGTCCTATGCGCAAAGATAAAATCTCCGGTAAAAAAAGACACTAAAAAGCCCGGTTCATATGAACCGAGCTTTGGTGGTGCCCAGAGGCG
This is a stretch of genomic DNA from Peptostreptococcaceae bacterium. It encodes these proteins:
- a CDS encoding DMT family transporter: MLIMGLAMAIVAGIFIAFQGNINALVASQTSIYTVILIPVLTQSAILGAVLLLNRQYVSGVVKIAKVDYGMLLLVISGILGLGIMATITFSIMEIGPVTTYTVAIFSQLFAATLIEHYGLIGVGQNSISPFRILGLILMVVAVKLFYM